The Vicugna pacos chromosome 2, VicPac4, whole genome shotgun sequence sequence ATTTTAACAAAAGAGCATCTGGGAAAAAAACGATAAGATGAAGTATTgatcttatttttcaaaaggatGTTACAATTCATAGATAAATTGAAGGAACATAGATACCAATCCAGCTCATCTGAAATCTTcaacttctttatatattttctcaaattttatcCTTCTCTATGACtattattaaaaattactgaAGTACAATACAAAGGTAAAGCTTTAGAAATTACAATGAAGAATAGCCTTTGGTTCACAAAATCTCGTTCGTGATGGCAAGGTGTTAAGACCAGAACTTCTGTATGAAAGTGATGAAAAATAAAGGGCTTTTAAAACAGCAAAACCCCAGAGACCATCTTGGAACAACTGAAAAGTGCTTACATCTTCTAATCATCTGGGGACCTCAAATAATAGAGGCTGCCACTTATGCcaggtcacacagataaaaataaatggaataattttatCCCAGAGGCTCCTGGCAACTCCAGGGTTCCTAGATTACATATGCAAATGCACCTTAATTTTCTCTCACATATTTTGTTTAAATTGGGAAGGTCCAGGAATTACTGAGAAAATATAGCTACTGTACAAAGATGCACACTCAACTGAAAAAGGAAAGGATATAAGGAAAAATAAGGGCTGTTTCCACCTTAAAGAAAGGAAGACCAGTGCTAGCAAGAAAGCACCTGTTTGAGAGGGAAGACCAACATGAACTCTAAGGAAGAAATGCAACATTTTGGGATCCAAGTTAAAATGAAGTGAACGAGGATCTCCTGTGTCTAGGTTGTGACAAAGGATAAatgaacaggaaactcaggacaGAAAATACTTAAAGTGAGATAAACCCATAGgtctgggatgggggagggagatgACTGGGGTTGGGAGAGATGGTGACCAGAGTGGGCGACTTAATCAGCGAAGCTGGAGAAGGAGATGGAAGGTGAGCTGTTTGTACACACACGTAGAGAGGGCAGTGAACTGGGGGGAAGAAGCAAGGGAAGTACCCCTAGTTCTGTTTCTTCAGCTTTGGGTCTTGCTTTCTCCATCATGTTTTATTTACCCAGACACTGACACACAGACAAAACAATAAAGCAGATACCTAACTTTCAGAAATGTGATTCTCAAACTGCAGTCAGCAGAGAAACCCTCTTATTAGAAAATTTTGCTTCTTTTGGCAACAACCTAATCTGTATTTTAGCCTGACTTCGTGGCGGCAGGCAAAACACTGAAGTACTCTGAAACAGAAATTCTCCACATTGGCTTTACATGAAGTCACTGGGGAGCTCTTAAAAAATACGGATGCCTGTGTCCATTCCGCAGAGCCATTAGATTGAAATTCTGGGGTGAGGCAATGGAAGTTTTGAAAAGCTAAAAAGCCCCTGGGGGGCTTCTCATGCGGTGCCAGTGTTGAGAACTACTATTTTAGTACCCAGTGCTTAGCAATCCACACAGTTGTTCCCTCTGAAATGCATTCTGCAATGGTTTTTTCTCACTCAAATAATTCTTCAGTATCTTGGAGGGCATTACATTGTGATCTTCTGGGCTAAGAGaagaactttgttttgttttcttccaagcTTCTCCACCACTTCTAAGCTGTATTAGATGCACTGACTGCTGGGTGACcccagcccaggctccctgctttgGGCAGAGACCTCAGGTGGGTCTCTAAGCAGGAAGCAGTTGCTAATTGCAACAGGACAGGGTACTGGATCAATCAATTGGCTGGTAAGGAACCACTTAGGTGGACAGGTGTGAAAATCTCTGCCCACTAGAAAGGATAATGTGCAACTAGGTCACATTCTGTCCGCCTAGGActggaatgtgaaaaaaaaaatcagctgattgGTAGTGAGAATCAATGGAGAGGATAGATGCTGAGTGGATATGACACcctgagctgttttttttttttgaagttttgaatattttattttattttattttattttattttattttattttattttattttatttttaacactttttattctcCCTGAGCTGTTTTAAACCTGACTGATGACTGTTCCCGAGTCCTGTAAGATTCTCGGCTTCCTTACTGCCTTGTGTGTCTTTACAACAATCCTCAATGTATGAGGTGGCTTGAGTGAGCCTCTGTTCTTTGCAACCTTTAGAGTCCAACACACAAACAATGAAGGAGGCCCCTGAAGTACACATTTCTCTGTATCTTCACAAAGCGTAACAGGGGTCTGTGTCTTTTATGAGCTTTAAGTGATCTATACAACAAGAGCTTCAGAGGGCCCCAAACGCACAGAGATGCTTCCTGAAATGTTGTACTTACTGTGTGCTCCATAGAGTTGACCGGACTTGAAAACTCCTGTATTCTCCAGTCTCTGGGACAGCCAGTCATGCCTCACCCCGGCCAAGAGTTTTTCAAAGTCATCAGGCTGCAGAGTACGAGCCTCAAGGATCTCTTGCCTTGTTGTTCCTGGCAATGAAACAAAAGAACTTCCACTGGAATTCAGAAGGGACCATGGGTTTTCTCCCTCAGAAGAACCACTGGAAAGTGCAGGTGATTTCAACCACCACGCCGAGGACGAGCTGGAGTTCTGGCTGCAGTGTAGCAGGTTTCCAGGTTCATCTGCTTCCTCTGTGGTAGCACAGTCCTCGCTGAGGACAGGGATGGAAATGTCACCTCTTACTGAGGAATTAGGGATCTCGGCCTGCAGACCGCACAGCGGTCTCAGAGCACAAGGTCGGTAAGAGCCACGTGTGCTTGTGGGGTGAACATCCGCGCCGTCCAGCAGTTGGCTCTCCTCATCCACTGTGCAGGCGTCGGGGTCAGTACTCTGCCCTTTGACTGAGCCACCGCTTTTCCCAGAGTCAGGATTTTGAACAGGCCAATGAGGAGTGAAAGAGCCACATGCTACTGTGGAGCTTCGGCCCAAAGAGTCGCCCACGACTGCATGTAAGTCTAAGGGCATGTCTTCTGCTCGTTCTGCTGTTTCTCCTTCTGGGTCAACCCAGCAGGGGCTAGCTTTAAATGCAGGGCCTATgtctcctttgatttcttctcccttctcttctccatGTCTGTCTTTGGTGTCACTGTTAATTTCTGGAAACTTATCAATTATTTCAAAGGtttcttcttcttggattgaagGATCTGTGGCCTTTCTTTTGGGCCAAGCAGAACCAGAAGACCAAGAAGCAGAACCAGAGGAGGATCTGGGGCAAGCAGAAGTATTTCTGGACCCTGCATGCCTGAAGTCCTGTATACCTTCTGGAGCATCTTCTAACATACCTGCACCCGTGGCCAACAAAGTGCCTGTTGTGTTACGAGGAGGGAAGGTTGTCAAGGGCATGTGTTTGTGTAGCTGACTTTGAGAAGACTCTAAACTGTCATCCTTGGACACCTGGAGAGAGAGCTCATGAAGCTCTGAAGACAGTGGATGCACAGCTCTGCTCTCCCCAGTGATCTCCAGCTCTTCCGACAAGGCCGTGGAACACTGTGTGTCCACAAGATGTTCTTCCTTGCTAGGCTCTCTTCTAGTTGACCTATCATCAACATGATAATTCACTTCCTCCCAACTTGTAGAAGAACTAAACTCTGATAACTTGCTCCAAGAACTGGAGGTCTGGCTGTTACTCAGAGACTTGTTCAAGACAGCTCCCCCACCATTGCTGTGGTTTGGTGACTCAGCCTCAGTCTCCATCTCTTCATCCACGGAGACTTGAAATACATCAGAATGGGTCCAGTTTCTCCTTCCTACCCTTCTGAGTTTCTCCTGACCATTCTTAGCCATTTGGGAGGAAGACACTACCATGCCTTTTTCAAAACGCGGTTTGTCCTCAGTAGTACTCACAGTATctatgttttttgtttctgtttttagatcAGTGATGCAGACTCCCACTTTTgtatctttctgtttatttttgttgtttccacaagtgcttttaaatatttcacacaCTGAAGTATGGTGCTGTGAATAGGTTTCAAGAATTTTTTGGAAATTCACTTGCCCATGCAAGACGAGTTTCTCCAACCCACAGCTGAAACCCTCTGGAACATAAGACTTGCTGTCTAAATTTGAGAAGCCTTGAACTTGTAAATGTTCCTTCACCCAAGTGATAACAGACATAATTTCCTGAGAGATAGCTTCTCTCTCTTGACTTCTGGAGGACATACTGAAAGTGTACAGCTTTCCCATGGCTTCACTACAGAGCTGACGTGCTGCATGGActgtctctgtttccccacgGAGTCTCTGGTGCACTGTGGTGAGGCCAAAACCAGCTTTGAGAAAACTATGGAGCTCCTGTTTCCCAGTAACTGTTTCATCACGCTTCTTGGTGAGGAGGCCAATCTCAAAGGCCTCTTTGGCTTCACACAGATATGAATTTTTCACTCCTACAGGACAGTCattagaactactatatgacaaCAGGCACGTGCCACGAATATTCTGAGGAAAATACCAGATACAAAATCAGACATTGAATTAAAAACTGGAGATGAGTCAGGGAAAACGTCTCATTTCTGGAGGACAATCActagaaatattaagaaaaaaaagtgtgccatgtgtattctaagaaaaatatacaaacattGAATCAAGGACCTGAGGTCTTTTTGATGCATCAGGAGAAGGGACCAGGATGCATGTGACTGGCCCTGATGATAGATTCGTTGTTGCTGTGCTACTGTTAGTGTCAGCAAACACAGTCTATACATGGAACGTGGACATAGTAATTTTGCTATATACAAAtacatcatttatttaataatagtCAAAATAATAGAATAGTGGCTTCCAAACCCTTTTGTGCATTTGAATCACCTGGGCAGTATTTCAGAATGAAAGATTTCTGAGTAGAAATCCCAGGGGCTTACACTGAGTGGATTGAGGGTAGAGCCTAGAAAGATGTATTTTGAAAGGGCTTTTAGGTGATTCTGGTGTGCCTGGGGACTGTTGTTCTGGAGCAGATAACATCATATCCTCCAGCAGTACTGACTTAGCTCCCACCAGAGTGTCACCACTCTGACTGATAAAACCTTGACATACGTGAAGTCTGACCACAGCGATCTAACGATGTGCACCAAGCCTATTTTAAGGTTAGACCTTCCCCTCCACTGGTTACGTCTGACACTGGGGAGAGGAGCGTGAAGGGCTGTAGTCTATTTACCATGGCCGTGAGCACGAAGAGGGGCGTGTAGGGACTGAAGGCAGCTGCCAGCTTGCAGGCCTCCGCGGCTGACAGCAGATGATGGTCAAACTCCTTCAGCAAGCCCTGTGAGAAAACAGGAGGCTGAGTGCATTGCTGACAGTTATTTATCCATTAGCAAAAGACAGGCCGTACaattcctttgcttttctttcaggatgctgagggatgccctgcCCCTCATCCCAATCATTTCAGAGACAGTAAGTGGGTCAAAAGACTGTCCAGGTCTCCCCTACACCCATATACCATCCATCCCCAACCCGCACTGCAGAGAAGGCCTAATATGTATAAACATTCACAATGCCTGCCTGTGCAAAATAATTCAGGCAAGTTTCTTTGGAGGATCGTGCAGTTCTTTGTTTGCAGAACTCCGCATGTTTTATAGTCAGATTCACTGATGATTTCTGCATTGTTCTTGGTAAAGAGCCCTTTAATGTATTATTTCACAGCAAttaagattcattcatttattctggaAATACGTATTGAGTACCTCCATGTGCTATGTACTGTTCTAGCCACAAAAGAGAGTGCAGACTGTGAGCCTGCAATGAACTTGTTttcttttgaggggaggggatcAGTCAATACACCAAATATGTAAAAGGCATAGTATTCAAGATGGCGATAAGGGTTGCAGACAAATATAaagtgggaaggggcagggaggacCAGGGTGGAAGGGCAGTTTGCAGTTTTAAATAGTCATCAGAGACAACTTCACTGAACGGGGGATATAACCCTTCTCTTGTGTTTCGGTCTGCCCGACAGCAAAAGCAACATTTTGCTAAGATTCAGACTGCTAGCAGCAAGCTGTATGTGTTCTTGTGCTACACTAACTAGTGTTGAGTATAGTTACTACTGTTGCTTTGGTAGCTTTAAAAAAGGCAATACGGATGATATGATTAAAAAACCTCAATTTCAGTGCAGGGCAGGCAGTCAATGTCTGTGCTAACGCTCCGGACTGTTTAGAGACTGGCTTTTGCTCCCAGTTCTCTTTCTCACTGATTGTGGAAACTGAAGAGGTCATTTAGTTTCTCTGAACCttagtttatttttctctaaaatgggaataaaacatTTTGCTCTGCTTATCTTGTAGGTATATGTGgatcatacacacatatacatatgcttTTTGTTACAGagcaataaataaatgttcataatCTTTATTATTATGGATAAGAGCCTGGACAAGTGACTGACACTCTGATTTGAACAGATGGtaattaaggttttaaaattattaccCCCCTGCTTTATCAATGAGATAGCCCAAGTGTGGAAACTAAATGTTGTGATAATTTGAAAGGAAATCATGAGGTTCGAAGTATTTATCActctgatttcattcattcagtcactctttcatcagtctttttttttttttttttcagtatcctCTGTAGGCCTGGTACTGTGCGAGATGCTGGGATATTAAAGCCAAACAGCACACCATTGGAACTGTCCCCAGGACTGCTCACATTACTCGAAGaggggagaccccgagctccctgaCTCCTGGAGAGAGAACTAACCAAGCACCAAGAATAACAGTGACAGTTTTCTAGGTGATGCCACTCTGCACGATGGTTTTGACAAATGATAATTACCAAGTTAATTTCAGGATTGTTTTTAAACTTCTCAAAATCATTCTTGCTCATGGAAACAAAGATGTCTGCCAATATACCAAGTGATGTGGAAATACCCTGTAAGGAAAATACATACAAAACACAGATTAGGAATTCACAATTGTTGCTCTCATCTCAGGGCCTAGAGTCAAAGATTAGCTACCCCCACCCCATATGAACCActgcttattattattgttattgttattatgacACTGCAGATACCTCTCAGCTGGATGCCACTGGGCTTGGAAGGTCATCACATCCTGAGGACAAGGGCATAATGTGAACTCAGCTATTTCTTAGGTGGGCTTTGCTGGGTTATCAACACTAACTTGTCCATACTGCTTTAGGCATAAAGAATCGGCCCAAGCAGAGTCCCCACACCCCATTCCATGTGTGTTGTTAAAAGGATCATAGGCAGCAGCGCTGTTGACACAGCTCAGGGAAATGTGTAACCCAATGCTTCAGGTAATGAGAATGTTCTCACAGAATTACAGAGAATTAACACATCAAGTAAGAAAGCAAATGTTGCTTCCCAGTTTCTTGAATAAGGGTTATGACATAAATAGTTAATAGAAATCTTTTCTCACTCAACTGAAGGAAAACGATTTTACATATTAGCAACTTGGCCATCTCAACTTTGCTACGGAACCAGGTAAAggctaaatatataataaaatagataTCAGTAGAAATAAATAgatcaatagaaataaatatgtaGTTAGCGacaaataaatatagaaacaatAAATATATGCCAGGAGTCTAGCTGTGAGGGAGGACACAGCAAGACTCAGAGGAAGTTACCAAACGTGTCTGGTCCAATGCTTATGTAGAACCAATAAAAATAGgaccaataaaattgacaaatgttAAACTGAATGGTGTCATAAGGAGATAATCTTCCAAAGACAAATataggaaatgagaaaatgagcACTAGACAAACCACCTTTTTATCTGGCTGAGGAAGAGTCAAATATCCTATGATCGAGGCCCATATTAGCTCTGCTGCTTCGTACCACATCCCTGCAAAAAAGAGGGAGACGGGACAGACTGCTGGTACCTGTGCCCTTGTGTtagaaaatacctttaaaaacCAAGACAGAAAGAAGATTGTTGGATCTTAAGAAAATTTACAACTGAATTAGTTGAGAGTAATCAACAGATAGCAATCTGCTGGGAAAACAGCAATCTGTTTTTCTAACTGGTTTGATACAGatgattttttccctttcacaGGGAAACAGTAAgaattattatatattacatgtgtacatatatgatatattaatatacaaatagttatcttcattatttacaagaaaactattctctgttaaaaaaattcaaagacattagtttgcattttaaagTATAGTTAGGGTTAGGGTCCTATAACCTTTGCTTGTAAAACTCAGGAATACCTTCCGAGCAATGAATGGGTACGTGTCAGGGTGGGTTTAGAATAAGGTGTCACTATCTCACACGGAGTCCTGCTGAACAGAGAGCCAGATGCCAGAAGTAATACCGAGAACCCGGTGGTTAACGGTCATGATACACAACTGTAAATCTCCTTAACAAAGctcaacagaaaaatattttgttttgttaatgttcATAATGCTCCTGGCATCTTAAATGTCATTCCCCTTTCAATGAGGAAACTATGGGAGGTGATGCTGAACAATTTCCACCGGATACACTGAGAAAAGTTCACAGTAAAACCTCATAGTTGGACTTGGTACACAAGCCTGGAGAGGAGCGGGTGCCTGAGGACCGTACCCAGCTTCTGTAGAATCTGCCCTCTGATCTGGATGCAGACCGACTGCACCAGGACCTTGTCGCTTTCATTTCTGTACAGCCAGGTACCtacaataaaagagagaaaaaagaaaagcatttctgGCTTTGAATTGTTAAAGAAACAGCCTGGTAATATAAAATGATTTTCATAGAAGCCTTCATGAACACACACAATAGAGCTTTGGGAGACCATCTCTTACCTGCATTTCAAGTAAGGTTCAAACTCCTTGCTGCAAACCACAAGGCTTCACAGAACTGACTCCTGCCTCGTCGCCACCTCTTCCCCTTACCAACTGGGCTCTGCCACGCAGCTTCATTTGTGTTCCTTATAAGAGCAGGCGTCCCTTGCTTCGTGGTATCTGCACTTGCCATTCCTTCTGTCTGGGATCCATCTACCTCTGGCTCCTATTTCAGGGCTCACCCTCAATTCTATGCCTCCAAGGCTTTCCTAGGTTAACTAACTACAGTGTTACCCCCACTGTCTTGTGGTTACCTCATGGAGGGCGGGATCCACCCCATCCACCCAAAATTGGTTTGGATGTTGAAACAGATGACTCTAATGTGCACTAAGAGGGTGCTCATATAACAAGACTTATatgaggagggcagggagggcacaCAAGCTGGTCCATTGGACTTGAGCAAAGGCAGTGGTTAGtagctttagtttttattttgatttgggtGTGGGGCTGGGGTAAAGGTTCCCACAAGCTGGGCAGGGGCTTAAAAAATACCCAGCCTGTTCAGATGTGGGACAAAGGAGGAAGCAGCTGGGGCCTGACAGCTGTCAGCGGCTAAACATCAAAGATAGAGTCAGACTCATTATTACACCCTCCCACGATTCTCTGTCATATCatcttcctttttcctccctaacttttaatctgtgtgtgtgtgtgtgtagggtgtAGAAGCTGGGAAGTGTGCATACTGTAGGTTAGTGATGGTGGCCACAGATGAGAGGTGTGTGGTCAATATCCATATTCCAAACTGCCTCCCCACTGGAAATGTCTACAAGTTTCCAGGAGCTTGGGACCTTATATCCATGCATACTGCACTTAAAGGTCTACTGGGAATTGTGTTCAACTTATTGGGAAACTTGCTGACTTAAGTGCCTAGAAATTCAGGCAAGATATCTGAAGGCTTAAACTATTTGTTACCCAACTCTTAGAACTTCCTTTCATGCATGATTCAGTATCgaaataaatctgttttaaaataagtttttattaaAGTTCTTCTGTAGCAAAATAAACTGTATTCCCCAAACCATTTAAATTCAGAAAGCAGTAAGTGTGTTCTTCTGAACTTACAGGCTTAATTTCTATTCACAATTCTTTTAAAAGCTGAGGCTGAGTTCTTTCTGAGGCCCAGGGAGTTTCCTACTTTCACAGCTAACGCTGATTAGGTAACACACTCTCCAGGAACGCATGGAAACATTAGAAGACTTGGttggattgttttgtttttgtttttaaatagagaaaatgCAAACATAGAGAAGTAAGCTGCTTGACCAAAGCCACTTCATTTATCAGTGGCAAAGCCAGGGCCAGGTGGTTCTGGGAATGCCCAGCGTACAGTAACTATCAGGTCATCAagccatttttaaatgagaactCTGGTGGGGGCCTGAGGGTGAAGGTCATTGTGAAAACATGGAAGCACCTTACCTGTCGCTCCATTGTTGCTTATCAGACTGCTCAGGATATACTCTGCTTTTAAAAGTTTCCCTGAAAAGAAGCAACCAAATGCCGCACAATTAGTTCCAAACATGTTCTTTAAATGCTCTAAGGTTAACACATTATAACAGGGGCCATAACCTCTCTTGGAAaccttctattttaaaatttaaaatcaatgaCCACATCATATACAAAGTGGAAAGACAGATGACATTTTCAGGAATTGGTAAGGTGGGAAGTTCTACAGTACCTGAAATTGCAATTATACACATGCATTCATATGAATGAACAATTCATTCATAGAGAGAGAGGCTTAAGAAGTTAAAATGAACCTCTGTCAAAGGCTGTGTCTGCCCTCTGTGAAAGCCACACCTGGAGAGGTGGAGTAGAGCTGCTGTGAAGACTATTTATGGAATTATCaggaaaagttgttttttttggggggggggtagagaGGTTTTCTTCCTAAACATTTCACTTATTTCACCACATGGAAGTAGCCTAATCTCTGGACAGCTATTTTCCCATAAGCAGAAAATTCAATCACTCATCCTTTCTTCTAATTCTTCTTCTGGGTGTCTCTAAGCCCTACATGACCTGGCCCCTGAGACTCCTTTGACCTCATCTCTAGCATTCTTTCCCTCACTTTCACTTCTTCTGCTCTGGTTTTACTGGCCTCCTGGCTATCCCTTGAACCTACTGGGCTCATCTCTGTACTTACAATTATTTTAGTGTGGGATACGTTTATCCCAGGTATCCACAAGGCTTGCTCCCttctccttcaggtctttgctcaaatgtcacttcacTGTCCCataaggccttccctgaccaccctatttCAAAGTGCACACATGACATACACCTGACTGTGGTGATTGTGCTTCCAAAGGAGGTCACGACAGTGTCTTCCATTCCAAATGCTCTTTTGCAATGTAGCCATGCCACTCCTCCATCAAGAAATGGCATCtaaactcctaatgtatccctccctcttccttccccgcTGGTATCATCAGTtacttttctatgtctatgagtctgtttgtttcataaataagttcatttgtgtcttttttttgtaAGATgtcaaatataag is a genomic window containing:
- the ALPK1 gene encoding alpha-protein kinase 1; the encoded protein is MNNQKAVAALLQECKQVLDQLLLEASDVSEEDKREDQRCRASLPRELRTLIQEAKEMKWPFVPEKWQYKQAVGPEDKTNLQDVIGAGLQQLLASLKASILARDCATAAAIVFLSDRFLYGLDVSGPLLQVAKGLHRLQPATPIAPQVVIRQARISMHSGKLLKAEYILSSLISNNGATGTWLYRNESDKVLVQSVCIQIRGQILQKLGMWYEAAELIWASIIGYLTLPQPDKKGISTSLGILADIFVSMSKNDFEKFKNNPEINLGLLKEFDHHLLSAAEACKLAAAFSPYTPLFVLTAMNIRGTCLLSYSSSNDCPVGVKNSYLCEAKEAFEIGLLTKKRDETVTGKQELHSFLKAGFGLTTVHQRLRGETETVHAARQLCSEAMGKLYTFSMSSRSQEREAISQEIMSVITWVKEHLQVQGFSNLDSKSYVPEGFSCGLEKLVLHGQVNFQKILETYSQHHTSVCEIFKSTCGNNKNKQKDTKVGVCITDLKTETKNIDTVSTTEDKPRFEKGMVVSSSQMAKNGQEKLRRVGRRNWTHSDVFQVSVDEEMETEAESPNHSNGGGAVLNKSLSNSQTSSSWSKLSEFSSSTSWEEVNYHVDDRSTRREPSKEEHLVDTQCSTALSEELEITGESRAVHPLSSELHELSLQVSKDDSLESSQSQLHKHMPLTTFPPRNTTGTLLATGAGMLEDAPEGIQDFRHAGSRNTSACPRSSSGSASWSSGSAWPKRKATDPSIQEEETFEIIDKFPEINSDTKDRHGEEKGEEIKGDIGPAFKASPCWVDPEGETAERAEDMPLDLHAVVGDSLGRSSTVACGSFTPHWPVQNPDSGKSGGSVKGQSTDPDACTVDEESQLLDGADVHPTSTRGSYRPCALRPLCGLQAEIPNSSVRGDISIPVLSEDCATTEEADEPGNLLHCSQNSSSSSAWWLKSPALSSGSSEGENPWSLLNSSGSSFVSLPGTTRQEILEARTLQPDDFEKLLAGVRHDWLSQRLENTGVFKSGQLYGAHNALLLKYSKKSELWTAQETVVYLGDYLNVKKKGRQRNAFWVHHLHQEETLGRYVGKEYKEPKGLWHHFIDVERQMTAQHYVTEFNKRLYEQKIPTQIFYIPSTILLILEGKTIKGCISVEPYILGEFVKLSNNTKVVKTEFKATEYGLAYGHFSYEFSNHKDVVVDLQGWVTGNGKGLIYLTDPQIHSVDQKDVTTNFGKRGIFYFFNNQHVECNEICHRLSLTRPSTEKPNNP